The Solea senegalensis isolate Sse05_10M linkage group LG11, IFAPA_SoseM_1, whole genome shotgun sequence genomic interval CGGGCACGTCGACAGGAAAGTCCAAAAACTAGCAACTAAGTTTGGATATAAATCAGACAGATGAGAAAGACTGAACTGAAAGACGCCAGGAACTTGGACAGAAGAAGTGACGCTGAGAAACAGCCAATTCTGTGAGGAGGCGGGGCTAACTGGACACAGGTGAGACTAATTAGGGTGAGGCATACAATCGCAGGAAAcaggacacagacaggaagtaacACACAAGTTAAGCaacttcaaattaaaatagaaaataacacattttaaaggctCAGTTTGCAAGTGGGAATAATTAACAATATAAGACATTCATAattgttatttgtgtttatttgggGATTCTTTAATTTAGTTTTCACCCGTTATGACTGCACAACACCGTTTCTGGTACCTTAGTTGTTGTCTTCTCAAGTTGAAATGAGTCAGTAATTTCAGTTAATGTAAGAAATGTCTACTAAAATATATTCCCATTCTGAGACAGTGACAAAGTGCTTTGCGACTCGCGTCTGAAAGCGATAAATAACCTGAGAAGAGCTTCAAACACTATTGTTTTGAGGATCACAAGACAGAAACGGTGTGAAAACATGTGTGttatcatttaaaattcaaacactTATTATATCTGTCACAGCATTGACCTCTAGTGACTTCTTTGTGTAACTGCAAgagtgggttgttttttttgttgatgaagAGGTAAACCCATCTAGTACAACAGACTGACATCTGTCAGCCAGGAAGGATGAATGTTATCACGTACGTCATATGTTATTATGACATACATGAATAACCATGTATTATTTAATGTTCCactttgtgtgtgaaaagtgctataataataaaaaaaaatagctgatGACCCAATACCCATTATTAACTGTCGCTGACGTTATTACCATTTTCACACCACCGGTTCctgaaaaatgctttttaaacaaaagacagcactttattttcatttttttaagtcaCTGTAGAagtttctagcaggcaaagctatttgtctttcattctatttatctctttattgctgcaattggtatcaaagcaccgttgcctttaaagtgcctttaaggtgcatcatcaaagccatgttttgttataatATCGCCTTCGTATGCGCCTTTGTAAAGCAATcaatcatcagaacctgtacgacttgtcggttttacaacctaactagatgctgtctaactaactaacttcaaGCTGATAACTGTCTAACTGcaaactgacgtctgcttaactgtgtatgtggaataaacctaaagaaagacagtcgagttgtgcccgccgtacttgttctggttaccctttccagaagggagcattgagctggaaagaccagccagcagaaatctggacagtcACACTTTGCCTTTCATTTCCTgagaacatgtgttttattttactcattttgtgggtgttctgttgttttattgtatgtctTTATGTCTATTTTATGCACGCACTATGTACATACAGATTTACTGTACAGATTTacagatgtactgtatttacagactatacagcacttttttgcagttttcacagttttaaatgttctttataaataaagttggattggattgaaaGAAATCACTCTCTGTTgataaaattaaagttaaatgatGGTCAATGGCTTGTGTTTATAtaaagcttttgttgttttcttgtcttgatgattCACCCAttctcacactttcacacagcgcatctatgtgcagctcATTTTCTAAACCCACATCATTTAAgatgaaagacgactcgctctaccactgagctaccatcatCCCCAttgaaagcactcagagagtaCATATCTGTTGGCCCACATCAGGACCAAAATCAGAAAATGGAATCCAAATCACTCCTTTACTTGGACTTCATATAAAAACTAATGTAGCCAAAAACACCTTAATGGatgtaataaagtaaaataataatattattaacttttttattattaaggcaGCATGAATACAACAAGAgcagatatttaatatttcattacgtttgacaacacaacaaacaggaaTCACTTGCCGTTGTAAAAAGGGCTCAGCATTTACAGATGCATTATTTATGATCAATGTTAAACTTTTTATCGTCTTAAAAGTTACAAATGTACACATCAGAGCTGCCAGACATAAAGCTGTGCAACTACAGTGCAAGGCAAGGTTTTCAAGCGATTAGTCGTGATGCACGCGATGTGCTTTTCGCATACGCTCGAAGCGgaactgtgtttctgtgcacagCAGTTACGCTTTTTTACAGCATTTCATTCAACCTTGCATCGAGGACACGTGTAACAGCCGATTGTAACCGCCTCACAAGCGAAAACGTGAAGTCTCTAGTCGTCAGGGTCGGCTCTGCCGCACAGGAAGAAGCAACACATGACACAGCAGCCGATAAACAGGACGAGACCCAATACGATGTAGACCAACGTGGTGGTCCAGAAGGCAAACAAGTAGACGGTCTTGTTGCAGTATGGATCAACGTCTGTGGTGGTCTCGTTATAGTTGGGCTGGTAAATAGAATAGATCCACACATTAcctggaaaaaagaagaagaaggagaaagaaaccGAATAAGAGAGTTTTTCTACATAAACTTGAGTTATTGCATATTACTGTGATTCTTTTTAAATCCCACATTTTACTGCAGTACATTACAATGACTTAGCAGCTTGGTTCAACTGTAACTGTAAGAATCACACTTCAAAACATAATTTTAGAGGGGTTTCCTCTAATACCCACAAAAATATGGCATTAGATTGTACATTATTACTGTTAAAGTGTGCAATTTCCTGTGAAATATACAATGAAAGCCCTAAAATCATTGACATAATGGACACTACAAGTTCCGTTTCAGTcatgtctttgttatatggagtaaagaaaccaACATGAGGAAGCTAAGAGCGCACCAAGAGCCAGGAGGACTTCTAAACTCACCAGCGATGAAccagcagaagaggaagaaagacgTCAGCGAGTTCCAGGCCATGCAGACTTGACTGAGTGGGTTTGTGGTGCCGTCTTTTGGCTCCTGAGCACAAGGCAGGCAGGCGAGCCATGATAGCATCAGGCCAAAAACCCCCGACACTATCAAATAGATGGGGATGTAGTCCTGCTTCGGACATTTGTGAAGATACACTACTCCTGTAGGAGGCAAGGGCAAAGACAAGAAATTTAATAAAAGTGCTACTTACCGTTTAATGAAATTTCACCATGAATAAAAAGGCATCACCAACTCACCAAGTGCAATCTGAGCAATAGGCAGAATGGCCGCAAAAATCTTTGAACTtcctgaaagaagaaaacaaaaaatggctttaatttacaCTTTTCTTTAAGGAGTGTagtgattaaaaagaaacaaaactatGTGCGAGTGTCACACCTCACCTAATTTATATCCAGTGGGTTGAGGAGGGCTTCGGATGTTGTCAATTAAAGTGGCCATTCTATCAGTAATGAAGGCGCTaacctgcagaggaaaacaaacaactgagaaTATTGTTGTATACGcgacaagaaacaacaacaataaaacaaaaaaaaaaccaagcttTTACACTCCTGTACGTTTTCTCTGTCACTGAAcaccatctttaaaaacatgttcattagCTTTTtgtaacaggaaactgaagtttgtatcACTTTGAAAACAGCTCACTCCACTgggaatttgtgaaatttgggaaTATGTCACAACTcaaagtagagctgaaacaattaatcaattaatcgattactaaattaattgacaactattttgataatcgattcatcggtttgaagcttttttcatgattaaaacaggatttctgatcgtttaagcttcttaaatgtgagtattttcttcacttctttctgaataacaaagaaatcattaaaagtgaatcattttggtttgtggacaaaacaagacatttgagaacgtcatatttccaggtttgacgaacgccgatcaacattttttaagattttctgatattctatggaccaaacgattaaacgagaaaataatcgacagattaatcgattatgaaaacaattgttagttgcagctccagttcaaaaagaaaagaaaaacgatctattttgtgacttctgcagaattattgctactttatatcactactaaaaaatcaatataaaatgaattacaactatgactcaacaacacacattttttaaagcctgaatatgtgacctataaacacacactcccaggaTGTACATATAAGGATTTGTGTATTATTAATCAGTCATAGATGTATTATGTTATTGCTCTAAACTCTCTAAAGTCTTTTTTCCATGATCCTCTCTTCAAAAGAGCACCTACAGATGCACCATTTTCACAAGTGACGGATGACCTGAGGGAGACTCTCTATCTTGGCAACACTGTGACAATATTGACACACGTTTTATTGCATTTCAGCCTCCTGGTCCGTTATAAATTATCTTTCCTGTTGCTGGGTTTCCAACCCCGACCTGCGATGAGCAATGCTGTTATCAATATGCAACAATTCTTCCAGCAAACTGTGAGTCAGATTGGTGTTTCTGAATTCAACGTGTATGGAACGTGAGAATGACAGCACAGCAGAGCTGAATGATGTGGTCAAACACTCATAGAGCACTAACAGATTAGCCATTTTTGCATcttaactgttgtttttatgggggaaaaaaacatttaaatcatgaggattttaactttttttcatgtgtttccaGCAACACAGCAGAACGCACACAcgtcacacatttttatcacatttaatcAAATAACAGCATTGTCTTTTGACTTTGATATCACCCTTGGTCGACAGCTATTTTGATTAGTGTTTGTCGATCCAAAAAAGGAAGTCATGATGAATAAACAAGGGTTTGTATAAGTGGACAGAACAACtgctctcagtgtttaattttgtgaTTGGCAACCAGCCATCATTCCCCAATccatttttacaatttttacaatttaaattacatttttcagttcagtgtaCTGTCACAGAGTCTCTTCACACCATAATAGTCTTTTCCTCCATCCTAATAAACTCATCTCACCGCCTTTCCTCGAATTCCTGAGGAATTACCTGATCTGATAGATGATAGAAATAGATGTAAATGGAGCCAGGAGGCAAAGTCAAATTCTCCCTCTTATCACTTGATTTACTTAATGCTGAAAGGTTACGATGGACTTTTGACCCTGCCTACCCCACAATTATGCCAAATATgtctgttttagttttaatgtgGAAAGTAGGTGTTTTTATTTCGTTTTGATGGGGGATTTTAGATGTTGCCAAAGTCGCATGATTCTCCCTGCACAAATCAATTTAGTTCTTATTTACTTCCTATTTATGAATGTCAGGAAGTCTGGTTACACAAGCTCCAGGGACTTAAAGTCACAAATTAGAGTTTAGACACAACTACAGTTGTTTCGATGCTGCATGACCACCTCTTTGAACTGCTGCGCCTGCTGCTGACGTCATGAAGTGTGACTGCATTCCCACGGTAAAAGCCAGTCTGACCAATATAACaggaacagcagagagagacaacagGAGACAACCTGCACcgataacaaacaaacacatgacgcacgcgcgcgcgcgcgcgcacacacgagTGAAACTTGAAGTGATTGAATGTAAACTAGTGTTTTTatcccacttaaaaaaaaccttttccattacatgttacattacattacatgtcatttagcagacgctttgatccaaagcgacttacaataagtgcatttagacatttgggtacaaataagagctagaagtaagtaagagcttcaagtaagccaaactataaagtgctagtcataagtgcgatgtataaggttttttgggtttttttttgtcgtcgtcgtcttagtcagGGAAGAGTCGGAAGAACTCGTGTAAATGCAACACGTTTTGTTcgctttaaaacaaatgaagaacaatAGAACAACTAAACGCACACAAACCCACTGAACCACATGAAGCGAGTCAATGTTGTCACaatgaaaatcaaacactgtcacacaggTAAAGTCGTCtcgtttggttgttttgttttgttttgttttgttttggctcaCAATTCAACATGGACACGCATCAACACGAAGCCAACTTCAACTGTCCGATAATGGGTTTCACCCAAAGCCCTCTGCTTCAGCCCGAAACAAAGCTTTTAACACGATAGCGTTCGGTCTCCTCGCCTCTTACCTCCTCCCTGgtttgcagctgctgctcctgtgaGCTGCTGCTAAGTCAACCgcgccttacacacacacatacacacacctgtcGGGAGCGCGCACGCACAGGGCgtgtgtctgggtgtgtgtgcgcgtgtgtgtggagCGTTCCTACTGTCTGTCAGCTGGTCATAAAGACTACTAATGAGGATAATAATCCACTTCAATGTACAGTGTGTGGAGGATTTAGCGACACTTATTTGTGAAGTTACTTCACCCTTCTTTTCCACACGTGTTGGACAACGTATTATCCTTCAATTAGCgtcaaaaatgtttagtttgtctaaggtgggctactgtaaaaacacggtggtccaaaatggcggcaGTCAGGTGTAACACTTACTAAAGATTTCCaagtatattcattttaatatataaactaataataaataatgataacaaaGTTGGGCCACACcatggtgtagtggttagcactctcgccttgcagcgagaagatccgggttcgagccccggttggaacaagggcctttctgcatggagtttgcatgttctccccgtgtgtgtgtggttctccccgtggttctctccgggtactccggcttcctcccacagtccaaaaacatgcaatgtggtgattaagttcgattccacccctggctaattgtacttgattccattgtaagtcgctttggataaaagcgtctgctaaatgacatgtaatgtaatgtaattaggtaaattggacaccctaaattgaccataggagtgagtgtgagagtgaatggttgtttgtctctagttgtgtgtggccctgcgatggactggcgaactgtccagggtgtaccctgcctatcgcccgatgtagctgagattggcacagcaccccccgtgaccctctggtggaggataaagcggttagatgatgactgactgactgactgataacaAAGTTTTCTCTCCTCGCTTTGCTTGTTTGTTGTAAAGTTTTGTTGTGCTTTGTTATCATTTACAGGGctcatttcaaaaagaaaagaaacaacaaaaacagatgacgGAAATATGACTAGGACAAGAAATGACAACAGAATAAGCCACTCCCCCTTCCTATATATTTCTCAagttattttattacaaatgttaaGAGGTTATAATGTCcagttttgtatttattgtatatgtattgttctgtgtagcagtgcagctcacaaaatagtatctgtgctccagtttctgcgatgagaagtagcacatacagagaggtgtggtttctccttttggccacaaggtggagtaTCTGCTAAAGGGAGCACTGCTCCGGAGTAAACTTATATAGCGATAGTGGCGCGTGAGAAATACAATGTGTGGCGGGAGTGCGTGACTTTAGACCGAAAAGTGTGACTGTTAGGCTCAATGCGTGAGACTCAAGAGCCCTGTGTTATTATGAAACACTGTATGACAAAATTATGAGGAAATATATTAGTCTCTGTTTAACATATCAGGAAGTGTCACATCATTATCATGCTTTATTTTAATGAGTCATAAGCCCTCAaactcacaacacaacactggtaaatattaatttatgtTCACACTCATTTGTTCAAATGTTTGGTCATTCAGGGTGGAAATAATATTACACAATATGAAAAGTTGAATGATGTGTAATAATTGTGTGGtggttaaaaatgtacagtacttTTTAAGAGTGTAGAATATACAGTGAATTAAGAGCTTCAAATGAGCAAACAGGGCAGGAACATGTAACGTGGACGTAGAAGTAGTTTTACATCAAGAACCCCAGTATACAGTATCAGGCTGAGCCTCCAGATAAACAAATACTCTCCAACAAAGAACCGATAACGGTTCACTGAGTCGACGCCTTTCATCGGACGTTGACACAGTGTGCATTGTAACAGGTGTGGACTGAGATCAGGCCAGAGTGTAACCAGATAGTTTTATTGACAGAGAATTTCGACACCATCAGGACGCGAGTAATGACTTTAATGCTGGGTTTTTGGCAGTTAATATATTGGGGCAATGTCCAGTGTACATTTGatatctttattttgttatctACACTTTCAAACCAAATATGAGCGAGTCAGTGGTTTTACCCAGTGAGTAAATAAAACAGCTAGGCTAACACTATGCTAAAACATGTtagtccagtgtgtaacctttacGATGTCTTGGCAGAATTGAAAGTGTAATGCTTCAAATAATCACATTAGCTGATTGGTTTTCAGACACactgtgttaaatatttattcaaaatgcaaatgtgattttgtacatttacattcaaacaacagaaataaagtcagaaataaatatgacagcaacaacaaatatgACAAGCGTATGATtaatgaatattatttaaaaaaataaacaactaaagTAAGTTTGGCAGCAGGGAGGAGAGTGGTTGCCATGGATTGATGTAGTTACCAAGGATGCTGTCACAAGTCTGTGAGGCAGGGACTGGAGGACGTCTCAACGTGAACGCAGCCTCTGTGTCGAGAGCCGGACTGGCTGGTCAATCGCAGGTCAATCACGTGGCTGCGAGTCCTCTCAGACTCCACTGTCtggagtcgagccgtgccgaggACGGTGTCCCACAGTAAACCTCTGCTCCATAACTGCACACGACAGACGCGGCTCATTATCAgctcagaatcagaatcattGGACATTTGTGAAACATGCTTTGTTAGTTTGTTAGCTTTTGGCAGTGATTTAGCTCCATGGGAACGTGCATACCTCGACAGAGATGTGCGCCTCGGGGTATCTCCTGTAGAAGATGACTCTGAAGTTGAACTCTGGGTTTCCCTCGGCCTTAAACACTCGCGTCCTGATGGTGTCATTCTCACACCGCACAATGGCATAAACATCTGGAGCTGTGAAATTAtgtaaaagaacaaacacaaacatgcattgaAGGGAAATCCCTTGAAGGCCACCATCATTTCATAACATGCTTGAGGAAATGAAAGGGTGAAAGGAAAGAGGGGCCTTCTCTTTATTGCAATGTGCTGTGTCACCATTAAGCCAGTGGTATACTTCTGTGCACATGCCGCACGCCAAGGTGAGTGTCTCTTTTGCACATCGCATAACCATTaccattaatcgattaatcaattgctaaattaattgtcaaacaGTTTGATAATTGGTTAATTGACcatatgtgtcagtgtgtgtgtgagtggatggttgtttgtctctatgtggccttgtgatggactggcgaactgtccagggtgtaccccgcctttcgccctatgtcagctgagattggcacagcacgcCTCGCGACCATCATGTGTCGGATAAAGAAGTCAaagatgggtggatggatggttttagtg includes:
- the LOC122777318 gene encoding transmembrane protein 272-like, whose product is MATLIDNIRSPPQPTGYKLGSSKIFAAILPIAQIALGVVYLHKCPKQDYIPIYLIVSGVFGLMLSWLACLPCAQEPKDGTTNPLSQVCMAWNSLTSFFLFCWFIAGNVWIYSIYQPNYNETTTDVDPYCNKTVYLFAFWTTTLVYIVLGLVLFIGCCVMCCFFLCGRADPDD
- the LOC122777326 gene encoding calpain-5-like, coding for MFVFVLLHNFTAPDVYAIVRCENDTIRTRVFKAEGNPEFNFRVIFYRRYPEAHISVELWSRGLLWDTVLGTARLQTVESERTRSHVIDLRLTSQSGSRHRGCVHVETSSSPCLTDL